One region of Drosophila teissieri strain GT53w chromosome 2L, Prin_Dtei_1.1, whole genome shotgun sequence genomic DNA includes:
- the LOC122626426 gene encoding E3 ubiquitin-protein ligase RFWD3-like, giving the protein MEEDASALDSMLLEEETSMPTPLDSMLLEEEPYMPPPRKGIDRMRRAELIAEVRHERVRCQAMTKRKDEIKAALVTANRLVVDTKRQLREQQSLVQLTITQNDELTQERDALLQQLQQEVAKNEALRQQALEQDISKDAIVSCILQEQVEQMSSFNDTIRKFDKVATDLEQIRESNNCPICISPWTAEGVHRIVSLKCGHLFGESCVRMHLGCSADCPCCKQSAQVKDLRYLFGIPVLYAAPSQNLQNGAAEGEVPNER; this is encoded by the exons ATGGAGGAGGATGCTAGTGCACTGGATTCCATGCTGCTTGAAGAAGAAACCTCCATGCCTACGCCACTGGATTCCATGCTGCTTGAAGAAGAACCCTACATGCCTCCGCCACGCAAAGGAATAGATAGAATGAGACGCGCCGAATTGATCGCAGAAGTTCGTCACGAGCGCGTTAGATGCCAGGCGATGACGAAGCGGAAGGATGAGATAAAGGCCGCCCTGGTAACGGCCAACAGGCTGGTGGTGGACACCAAACGGCAATTGAGGGAGCAGCAGAGTCTTGTCCAGCTGACCATAACGCAGAATGACGAACTGACGCAGGAGAGGGAcgcgctgctgcagcagcttcaaCAGGAGGTTGCCAAGAACGAAGCACTGCGTCAACAAGCGCTGGAACAAGATATTTCCAAGGATGCCATCGTTAGTTGCATCCTACAGGAGCAAGTCGAGCAAATGTCCTCTTTCAATGATACCATCAGAAAGTTTGACAAGGTGGCCACTGACCTAGAGCAGATTCGGGAGAGTAATAATTGtcccatttgcatttcacctTGGACGGCGGAGGGAGTCCACCGGATCGTTTCTCTAAAGTGCGGCCATCTGTTCGGGGAAAGCTGCGTCCGCATGCACCTGGGTTGCTCGGCTGATTGCCCCTGTTGCAAGCAAAGCGCGCAGGTCAAGGATCTGCGCTACCTCTTTGGCATCCCAGTCCTTTACGCAGCTCCATCTCAAAACCTACAGAATGGTGCTGCGGAAGGGGAAGTACCCAATG AGCGCTGA